One part of the Ornithodoros turicata isolate Travis chromosome 2, ASM3712646v1, whole genome shotgun sequence genome encodes these proteins:
- the LOC135385116 gene encoding neprilysin-2-like, translated as MSGISSTAYLTDDRHPIDAEYEPFDQGSSAYPMARYRPEAYRAFSDRVYPYQAFYHAPARFATRPVEYLHAVPRRYQQKTRFVLPSSEEFEEPPSLATASAASSLEQAQEADVYQHVTDEDARLEHTTTERAKWQCGTLSLSFLLLSLVLLLVLLLLGVSNMIVRGEGEYQDGGNVFLLFKKLPLFSNTRSNANTTAATSETKKIPTCVSDGCDAERRSPGGNLNYSVDPCSNFYSHVCPANWYGDNGTLDTYVSRATGTVLRHLWDYLSDDYVNISSASFVGHAAFLARGCMKKRKDVSEWIAFRDILSDLGIPGWPYHNNLPNVSPQDVARVTDKLLGTSTLVTVLLRQGSWENEMGIYVDSPPIFLRRFVTLEATEGFMTYSEFVYKVLSLGKRAPRETRDLASEIVKLEEMMAEAAAPSSRSVPIIHATRPVGAFKNLRNWNWLRYLTYFTEGTPGVSLANIAILDRNYIDQLAIILPDVRRRTLINYIGYLLLIRISPLLPDDEVNFIAPVSHAIKLTTGGSARLAACMFMLERIHPLGVRMLTWSAMMRKSQSFDRDEDKLVDIFRGLQDAARSEMKRAAHSAPWLTTNESRIVALQIDRMKIEVLPVREEETLSTSTFPAVPEEQGPMIAAYYKLARFLRTKYWAGADPTQFQEPMTPSESVFRPGFSYDPQRSAILLSPATVAFAAKANRLSDAASIPLVLAPLVRGMFATIDARGSTVGADGATHKLLSTHSRGVFLSRSWCIQGAFLESSKTLINNGPDESSFLYENVADVAIVEPLYNIFLKLARNEDVPNVTPGVSKQRAFFVNYAWMFCEPVHTESYVKQQLRYKTSVPGRFRVNLPLKRFGSFAKVFDCAPGSRMNPRRSCTFW; from the coding sequence GACCGTGTGTACCCTTACCAGGCATTTTATCACGCTCCAGCGCGGTTCGCGACACGTCCTGTAGAGTACCTGCACGCCGTTCCACGGCGCTACCAGCAGAAAACACGTTTCGTTCTTCCATCCAGCGAAGAGTTCGAAGAGCCGCCTTCCCTCGCAACAGCCTCAGCGGCCTCCTCGCTGGAGCAAGCTCAGGAAGCAGACGTGTATCAGCACGTTACAGACGAAGACGCCCGGCTTGAGCACACCACTACGGAACGGGCTAAATGGCAGTGCGGAACCCTCAGCTTGTCGTTCCTTCTCCTCTCTCTCGTCTTACTTCTTGTCCTTCTCCTTTTGGGAGTATCCAATATGATTGTGCGCGGAGAAGGAGAATATCAAGATGGTGGGAACGTCTTTTTGCTCTTCAAAAAGTTACCGCTGTTCTCGAATACGCGCAGCAACGCCAACACTACCGCAGCGACATCCGAGACGAAGAAGATACCGACGTGCGTATCCGACGGCTGTGATGCTGAAAGACGGTCCCCCGGTGGAAACCTCAACTACTCGGTGGATCCCTGCAGTAACTTTTATTCCCACGTATGTCCCGCGAATTGGTACGGCGACAATGGAACTCTGGATACGTACGTGTCTCGAGCAACTGGCACGGTCCTGCGTCACCTATGGGACTATTTGAGCGACGACTACGTCAACATCTCGTCAGCTTCGTTCGTGGGGCACGCTGCCTTTCTCGCTCGTGGCTGCATGAAGAAACGAAAGGACGTCTCTGAATGGATCGCATTTCGCGACATACTGTCAGACCTTGGGATACCAGGATGGCCCTACCATAATAACCTGCCGAATGTAAGCCCCCAGGACGTCGCCAGGGTTACGGATAAGCTGTTAGGAACGTCCACTCTCGTGACGGTCCTGCTTCGCCAAGGATCATGGGAGAATGAAATGGGGATCTACGTGGACTCGCCGCCTATATTTCTGCGACGTTTTGTGACGCTTGAAGCGACAGAGGGATTTATGACGTATAGTGAATTTGTTTATAAGGTGTTATCTCTCGGAAAAAGAGCTCCTCGTGAGACGCGTGACCTTGCGTCCGAGATAGTGAAACTGGAAGAGATGATGGCAGAGGCTGCAGCTCCTTCGAGTCGAAGCGTACCAATAATTCATGCTACTAGACCGGTGGGTGCATTCAAGAACTTGCGAAACTGGAACTGGCTGCGGTACCTCACGTACTTTACCGAAGGAACCCCTGGCGTTTCTTTGGCAAACATTGCGATTCTCGACCGAAACTACATTGATCAGCTGGCCATCATCTTGCCCGATGTTCGCCGACGAACGCTAATTAACTACATTGGCTATCTACTGCTAATACGTATATCTCCTCTTCTTCCCGACGACGAGGTAAACTTCATAGCTCCTGTAAGCCACGCAATCAAACTAACAACCGGTGGCTCAGCTCGGCTTGCGGCCTGTATGTTCATGCTGGAGCGAATCCATCCATTGGGTGTCCGAATGTTGACGTGGTCGGCAATGATGAGAAAAAGCCAATCGTTTGACCGGGATGAAGACAAACTAGTGGATATCTTCAGAGGGCTGCAAGATGCCGCACGCTCGGAAATGAAACGAGCTGCTCATTCGGCACCGTGGTTGACTACGAACGAGTCTCGTATCGTGGCACTTCAGATTGATCGCATGAAGATAGAGGTGTTGCCTGTGAGGGAAGAAGAGACCTTGTCTACCTCAACTTTTCCTGCAGTTCCTGAAGAACAGGGGCCGATGATTGCGGCGTACTACAAGTTGGCTCGCTTCTTGCGCACGAAATACTGGGCAGGTGCCGACCCAACGCAGTTCCAGGAACCCATGACGCCATCAGAGTCTGTATTTCGCCCCGGGTTCTCTTATGATCCGCAGCGCAGCGCCATCCTGCTCTCGCCTGCTACCGTAGCCTTCGCCGCTAAAGCTAATCGTTTATCTGATGCAGCGTCGATACCTCTTGTTCTAGCTCCGCTGGTGCGAGGTATGTTTGCCACGATCGACGCACGCGGCAGCACTGTTGGCGCCGACGGGGCGACACACAAATTGCTATCAACTCACTCGCGGGGCGTTTTCCTGTCGCGTTCGTGGTGCATTCAGGGAGCGTTCCTTGAGAGTTCGAAGACACTCATCAACAATGGCCCCGACGAATCGTCGTTCCTGTACGAGAACGTTGCTGATGTCGCCATCGTAGAACCACTGTACAATATCTTTCTGAAGCTCGCACGAAACGAGGACGTGCCGAATGTCACTCCAGGTGTGTCGAAGCAGAGGgcctttttcgtgaattacgcGTGGATGTTTTGCGAGCCTGTTCACACTGAAAGTTACGTGAAGCAGCAGCTTCGATATAAGACATCGGTCCCGGGAAGGTTCAGGGTGAACTTACCGCTCAAGAGGTTCGGAAGTTTCGCGAAGGTGTTCGACTGCGCGCCTGGTTCGCGAATGAATCCCCGGCGTTCTTGCACGTTCTGGTGA